Proteins encoded in a region of the Inquilinus sp. KBS0705 genome:
- a CDS encoding extradiol dioxygenase, whose product MTKQIWLNLPVKNVSRSKEFFSELGFSFNTERGNTENSACMIVGEKGVVIMLFEENTFKNFTNTDIPAYGTEVLFSIDAESRDDVDAMAVKVAQAGGKIFSQPASSQGWMYGFGFADLDGHRWNVLYMDMSQIPA is encoded by the coding sequence ATGACTAAGCAAATTTGGTTAAACCTGCCGGTAAAAAATGTAAGCCGATCAAAAGAGTTTTTTAGCGAGTTAGGATTTTCGTTCAATACCGAACGCGGGAATACCGAAAACTCTGCCTGCATGATAGTAGGCGAAAAAGGCGTAGTGATAATGTTGTTTGAAGAGAACACCTTTAAAAACTTTACTAATACCGATATCCCTGCTTACGGCACCGAAGTATTGTTTTCTATTGATGCTGAAAGCAGGGATGATGTTGACGCCATGGCGGTGAAAGTTGCCCAAGCCGGCGGCAAAATATTTAGCCAACCGGCAAGCAGCCAGGGATGGATGTACGGGTTTGGCTTCGCCGACCTTGACGGGCACCGTTGGAACGTGTTATATATGGATATGAGCCAAATACCGGCTTAA
- a CDS encoding helix-turn-helix transcriptional regulator — translation MNEIQLERVEFEPGKSFKLFSPRLRNTFLWHYHPEFELVYVEADAGIRHVGAHISGYTQSDLVFIGGNVPHLNFDYRLRSDYHQIVIQLRTDFLGAAIGTSPEFAAIKQLFKKADLGIAFTGQTKANVAQKLKTLGDLSAYEQLIELINIFNLLAHTNETEVLNKDETSKDFILKDKIRMGAIYEYIDANYHRKPDVNVVAAKVNLTTAAFCRYFKRQTNITFTDFVNQYRIERAKNMLIQGKNITETCYAIGFDSLSYFNKLFNKIVGENPSNFKKNWINNAR, via the coding sequence ATGAATGAGATACAATTAGAGCGTGTTGAATTTGAACCGGGTAAATCGTTCAAGCTGTTTTCTCCTCGCCTGCGCAATACATTTTTATGGCATTACCATCCGGAATTTGAATTAGTGTATGTGGAAGCTGATGCAGGCATACGGCATGTTGGAGCACATATATCGGGTTATACCCAAAGCGACCTGGTATTTATTGGCGGGAACGTGCCTCACCTAAACTTTGATTACCGCCTGCGAAGTGATTATCATCAAATAGTGATACAACTGCGTACCGACTTTTTAGGCGCAGCGATAGGCACATCGCCCGAGTTTGCAGCAATAAAACAATTATTTAAAAAGGCCGACCTTGGTATTGCCTTTACAGGGCAAACCAAAGCTAATGTGGCGCAAAAACTTAAAACATTAGGTGATTTAAGCGCTTATGAGCAATTAATTGAATTGATAAATATATTTAACCTACTGGCGCACACAAACGAAACAGAAGTGCTAAATAAGGACGAGACGAGTAAAGACTTCATCCTTAAAGACAAAATACGCATGGGTGCTATATACGAGTACATTGATGCCAATTATCACCGTAAACCCGATGTAAATGTTGTGGCCGCCAAGGTTAATTTAACAACTGCCGCTTTTTGCAGGTACTTTAAGCGCCAAACCAATATAACGTTTACCGATTTTGTGAATCAATACCGCATAGAGCGTGCTAAGAACATGCTTATACAGGGTAAAAACATCACCGAAACCTGTTATGCCATCGGTTTTGATAGCCTATCGTATTTTAACAAATTGTTTAATAAGATAGTAGGAGAGAACCCTTCGAATTTTAAAAAGAATTGGATCAATAATGCCCGTTAA
- a CDS encoding phytanoyl-CoA dioxygenase: protein MTPTMAPAMKANEAHKVIPGNPSTATSSQIKLNDRSNGKPLKVLSEDDWKFWIENGYVIVKNAVPKEQVKKLADYLWEYEGKDPNDIESWYKKPNAQMQMAELNNTGMVEIYNHQYMWDNRQHPRVHQAFADIWGTEKLWANIDRANLNFPLRPGFEYKGFIHWDYDPETKPQNVQGVLALADQTDETMGGFQCIPELYRTYDTWKLTQPKDRDHYKPDTTGFKIEKVKLEAGDLLIFNSLEPHGIRPNTSGNKVRIAQYISMMPAQQDNEELVNWRINSWQSREAMQGYAFPGDPQEREKKNPVAELSPLGRKLLGLDRW from the coding sequence ATGACACCAACAATGGCCCCGGCTATGAAAGCCAACGAGGCACATAAAGTAATTCCGGGTAATCCCTCAACTGCCACCTCCAGCCAAATAAAACTTAACGACCGCAGTAACGGTAAGCCGCTAAAGGTATTAAGCGAAGATGATTGGAAATTTTGGATAGAGAACGGTTATGTGATCGTTAAAAACGCGGTGCCAAAAGAGCAAGTAAAAAAGTTGGCCGATTACCTTTGGGAATACGAAGGTAAAGACCCTAACGATATTGAAAGCTGGTATAAAAAGCCCAATGCCCAAATGCAAATGGCCGAGCTGAACAATACCGGCATGGTGGAAATATATAACCACCAGTATATGTGGGATAACAGGCAACACCCCAGGGTGCACCAGGCCTTTGCAGATATATGGGGTACAGAAAAGCTATGGGCTAATATTGACAGGGCTAACCTAAACTTTCCGTTGAGGCCGGGTTTTGAGTATAAGGGCTTTATACACTGGGATTATGACCCCGAAACCAAACCGCAAAATGTGCAGGGCGTACTGGCATTGGCCGACCAAACTGACGAAACAATGGGCGGGTTTCAATGCATACCTGAGCTATACCGCACTTATGATACCTGGAAGTTGACCCAACCTAAAGACCGCGACCATTATAAACCCGATACCACAGGTTTTAAAATTGAAAAGGTAAAGTTAGAAGCCGGCGACTTATTGATATTTAACAGCCTTGAACCGCATGGTATACGCCCCAACACAAGTGGTAATAAGGTGCGTATAGCGCAGTACATATCTATGATGCCCGCACAACAAGACAATGAAGAGTTGGTAAACTGGCGAATAAATAGCTGGCAAAGCCGCGAAGCCATGCAGGGCTACGCCTTCCCCGGCGACCCGCAGGAACGTGAAAAGAAAAACCCCGTTGCCGAGCTATCGCCATTAGGCAGGAAGCTGTTAGGGTTAGATAGGTGGTAA
- a CDS encoding DUF4199 domain-containing protein, with the protein MKRIVLVFGLIAGLIVSAWLVGGLALCYNSGSFEGNMLLGYASMIIAFAFVFIGVKNYRDKYNNGVVSFGKAFQIGLYITLIASSMYVVVWLIDYYVFIPDFMDKYSAHMITKIQSSSASIAEKADKISGINKMKEMYRSPAWVVLMTYLEIFPVGLVVTIITALILKRKATNGNVLAVD; encoded by the coding sequence ATGAAAAGAATTGTATTGGTATTTGGCCTTATAGCCGGGCTTATCGTATCGGCGTGGTTGGTTGGGGGTTTAGCCTTGTGCTATAACAGCGGAAGTTTTGAAGGCAATATGCTGTTGGGCTATGCCTCAATGATAATAGCGTTTGCCTTTGTATTTATAGGCGTTAAAAATTACAGGGATAAGTACAATAATGGTGTAGTAAGTTTTGGTAAGGCTTTTCAAATAGGGCTTTACATTACACTGATCGCGTCATCTATGTATGTAGTGGTATGGCTAATAGATTACTATGTATTCATTCCCGATTTTATGGATAAATACTCGGCGCATATGATCACAAAAATTCAAAGTAGCAGTGCCAGCATCGCAGAAAAAGCAGATAAAATAAGCGGAATAAATAAGATGAAAGAGATGTATAGATCGCCCGCATGGGTGGTTTTAATGACCTATCTCGAAATATTCCCGGTAGGGCTTGTAGTTACCATTATTACAGCTTTAATACTAAAACGTAAAGCTACTAACGGCAATGTTTTAGCTGTTGATTAA
- a CDS encoding DNA-binding response regulator: MTLNIISRNRSALLYGALLAALFFLMKWLEWRYIILDNAFEIYAGAIAVLFTLLGIWLAIKLTKPKTILVEKEVIENNTGFVLNQSELNKLGLSKRELEVLQLMAQGLSNHQIGERLFVSLNTIKTHSSKVFEKLQVQRRTQAIEKAKRLNLIP; encoded by the coding sequence ATGACATTAAATATTATTTCGCGTAACCGGTCGGCATTGCTATATGGCGCATTGCTTGCTGCTTTGTTTTTTTTAATGAAATGGCTGGAATGGCGCTACATCATATTAGATAATGCATTTGAAATATATGCAGGCGCCATAGCAGTACTTTTTACCTTGTTGGGTATTTGGCTGGCTATAAAACTAACTAAACCTAAAACTATTTTGGTTGAAAAGGAAGTAATTGAAAACAACACCGGGTTTGTATTAAACCAAAGTGAGTTGAATAAACTTGGCCTTAGTAAACGCGAATTGGAAGTATTACAATTAATGGCGCAGGGGCTAAGTAACCACCAAATAGGCGAAAGGTTGTTTGTATCGTTAAACACCATAAAAACCCACTCATCAAAAGTTTTTGAAAAACTGCAGGTGCAGCGGCGTACCCAGGCCATAGAAAAGGCTAAACGCTTAAATTTGATACCATAA
- a CDS encoding glycosyltransferase family 2 protein — translation MKRVSVVTINFNQDKITEELLVSIEKTNTYDNIEIIVVDNGSTVNPIPDWIAKYPKVKFIRSDVNLGFSGGNNIGIKQATGDYYFLVNNDTEFSPGLVKKLTDILDTHPEVGIISPKLVYDYNREVIQYVGFTLVNYYTCRNRAVGKNEKDTGQYDNLLGQTGYCHGGAMMVKRETCEKAGLMADNFFIYFEEVDWGERINKSGYQAWVRGDAVIYHKESMTVGKNSPFKEYFMNRNRILFIRHNAPALKALVFYIYFILVVVPRNVISYIKEKKYNFIPVLFRAVWWNVTHNKHSTELGYTINKVK, via the coding sequence ATGAAAAGGGTTTCAGTTGTTACCATTAATTTTAATCAGGATAAAATAACCGAAGAACTATTAGTATCGATAGAGAAAACTAACACTTACGATAACATCGAAATAATTGTTGTTGATAACGGTAGCACGGTAAACCCAATTCCGGATTGGATAGCCAAATATCCCAAAGTAAAGTTTATACGGTCTGATGTTAACCTCGGATTTTCGGGCGGTAACAATATTGGCATTAAACAAGCTACGGGTGACTATTATTTTTTGGTGAATAACGATACAGAGTTTTCGCCAGGGTTAGTTAAAAAGCTCACAGACATACTGGATACCCATCCTGAAGTCGGCATTATATCGCCAAAACTTGTTTATGATTATAATCGCGAAGTTATACAGTACGTTGGCTTTACCTTAGTAAATTACTATACATGCCGCAATCGGGCCGTAGGTAAAAACGAAAAAGATACAGGGCAGTATGATAACTTGTTAGGCCAAACCGGTTATTGCCATGGGGGCGCCATGATGGTTAAACGCGAAACCTGCGAAAAAGCCGGCTTAATGGCCGATAACTTTTTTATCTACTTTGAAGAGGTTGATTGGGGCGAACGAATCAACAAATCGGGCTACCAGGCGTGGGTGCGCGGCGATGCGGTTATTTACCACAAAGAATCGATGACGGTGGGTAAAAACAGTCCGTTTAAGGAGTACTTTATGAACCGCAACCGTATACTTTTTATCAGGCACAATGCACCGGCTTTAAAGGCTTTGGTGTTTTACATTTACTTTATACTTGTTGTAGTACCACGTAATGTGATCAGCTATATAAAAGAGAAGAAATACAATTTTATACCTGTCCTTTTTAGGGCGGTTTGGTGGAATGTTACCCATAATAAACACAGTACCGAGTTAGGTTACACAATTAATAAGGTTAAATGA
- a CDS encoding glycosyltransferase family 2 protein, whose product MIITLWISLFIVFYTFVGYGILLYIIIKIKRVIKGKPLLQIVADTELPTCTLVVAAYNEEHFIAQKVANTLQLNYPAGKLKFVFVTDGSSDKTAEIISQYPQIQLLHKPERAGKIAAVHRAMAFVDTEVVVFTDANTFLNAEAISRICRHYADKTVGAIAGEKRVQIDENADASAAGEGFYWKYESALKKWDSELYSVVGAAGELFSVRREHYKDVPADTVLDDFMISMLIAAQGYRIVYEPEAYALETASENVTEELKRKIRIAAGGIQSILRLQSLLLPFKFPVLSFQYISHRVLRWTVTPFFLILAFITNFAVAFAEKGLLYELLFAAQVFFYLLALLGLVMEKRQIRIKVLFIPYYFCVMNYAVLAGIIRYFTKKQSSVWEKVQRKM is encoded by the coding sequence ATGATAATTACACTCTGGATAAGCTTATTTATTGTTTTTTACACTTTTGTAGGCTACGGCATTTTGCTGTACATCATCATAAAAATAAAGCGGGTTATTAAGGGTAAGCCTTTATTACAAATAGTTGCCGATACCGAACTACCAACCTGTACGCTGGTAGTAGCCGCTTATAACGAGGAGCATTTTATTGCCCAAAAGGTTGCCAATACCCTGCAGCTAAATTACCCTGCCGGCAAACTAAAATTTGTTTTTGTAACTGACGGATCATCAGATAAAACAGCCGAAATAATAAGCCAATACCCACAAATACAATTATTGCACAAACCCGAACGCGCCGGTAAAATAGCGGCAGTACACCGTGCTATGGCTTTTGTTGATACAGAAGTAGTTGTTTTTACAGATGCCAATACCTTTTTAAATGCAGAGGCTATCAGCCGTATTTGCCGCCATTATGCAGATAAAACGGTTGGTGCCATAGCAGGCGAAAAGAGAGTGCAAATTGACGAAAATGCCGATGCCAGCGCTGCCGGCGAGGGTTTTTACTGGAAGTACGAATCGGCATTGAAAAAATGGGACTCGGAGCTTTACTCGGTAGTAGGTGCCGCGGGTGAATTGTTTAGTGTAAGGCGCGAGCATTATAAGGATGTGCCTGCCGATACCGTTTTAGACGATTTTATGATATCGATGCTGATTGCCGCCCAGGGCTACCGTATTGTATACGAACCCGAAGCATACGCCTTAGAAACAGCATCAGAAAATGTAACTGAAGAGTTAAAACGCAAAATAAGAATAGCCGCGGGTGGTATACAATCTATCCTGCGTTTACAAAGCCTTTTATTACCTTTTAAATTCCCGGTGTTATCCTTTCAATACATTAGCCACCGTGTGCTTAGATGGACGGTTACCCCGTTTTTTTTAATACTGGCTTTTATAACAAATTTTGCAGTTGCCTTTGCCGAAAAAGGATTGCTTTATGAGCTTTTGTTTGCCGCCCAGGTGTTTTTTTACCTGTTGGCTTTATTAGGATTGGTGATGGAGAAGCGCCAGATACGCATTAAGGTGCTTTTTATACCCTACTATTTTTGTGTAATGAATTATGCCGTTTTAGCAGGTATAATCAGGTACTTCACTAAAAAGCAAAGCTCGGTTTGGGAAAAGGTACAACGGAAAATGTAA
- a CDS encoding SMP-30/gluconolactonase/LRE family protein: protein MKNIKYLLITTCLFLLLSPSAVKAQTAALFDPQVKPQLIAKHFAFTEGPAVDKKGNIYFTDQPNNKIWKYTTDGQLYVYLDSAGRPNGMYFDNKGNLIVCADEHNQLWQVKRKNKIKVLMKDFGGKLLNGPNDLWVDKKGGIYFTDPYYQRPYWTRTKSELDGQKVYYLANGAAQPVIVDETLKQPNGIVGTPDGNYLYVADIRGNKIYKFNIDSDGTLDDKQEFAPQGADGITLDEKGNLYLAGNGITIYNPKGEKIGHIDIPEPWSANLCFGGKNRDLLFVTASTAIYTMKMNVKGVE from the coding sequence ATGAAAAACATAAAATACTTATTGATAACTACTTGTCTATTTTTACTGTTATCACCAAGCGCAGTAAAAGCACAAACGGCAGCCCTTTTTGATCCGCAGGTAAAACCGCAATTGATTGCTAAGCACTTTGCCTTTACAGAAGGCCCTGCGGTTGATAAAAAGGGGAATATATACTTTACCGATCAGCCGAATAATAAAATATGGAAGTATACTACCGATGGCCAGTTATATGTATACCTGGACAGCGCAGGCCGGCCAAACGGGATGTATTTTGACAATAAGGGCAACCTAATAGTTTGCGCGGATGAGCATAACCAATTATGGCAGGTAAAGCGTAAAAACAAAATAAAGGTATTGATGAAAGATTTTGGCGGAAAGCTTTTAAATGGCCCGAATGACCTTTGGGTTGATAAAAAGGGTGGCATTTATTTTACCGACCCATACTACCAGCGCCCATACTGGACACGCACAAAATCTGAATTAGACGGCCAAAAGGTATATTACCTTGCTAATGGCGCTGCACAACCTGTTATAGTTGATGAAACCTTAAAACAACCCAACGGCATTGTGGGTACACCCGATGGTAATTATCTATACGTGGCAGATATACGAGGCAACAAAATATATAAATTTAATATAGATAGCGACGGCACGCTGGACGATAAACAAGAGTTTGCCCCACAAGGTGCTGACGGCATTACGCTGGATGAGAAGGGTAACCTTTACCTTGCAGGAAACGGTATTACTATATATAACCCAAAAGGCGAGAAGATAGGGCATATAGATATCCCCGAACCATGGTCGGCTAATTTGTGTTTTGGTGGTAAAAACCGTGACCTATTGTTTGTGACCGCATCAACAGCCATATATACCATGAAAATGAACGTAAAAGGAGTGGAGTAG
- a CDS encoding alpha-L-fucosidase: MKYLLIFLLLPLFAISQPAPKPYGPLPTKGQLNWQETEMYCIIHWGPDTYTNKEWGYGDEDPKLINLQQFDAMQIVGAAKAGGFKGIVVVAKHHDGFCLWPTKTTEHNISKSPYKNGKGDILKEYRQACDKLGMKMGVYCSPWDRNSPLYGKPEYVTKVYREQLKELYSNYGPLFISWHDGANGGDGYYGGAKEVRKIDRSTYYGWDETWGITRKMQLNAVIFGDVGPDVRWVGNENGRAGETSWATYTPHAPDEGKKPGNGYVKDYEGTDGHRDGKYWMPAECDVALRPGWFYHARQDDSVKTPQALLKLFYQSVGHGACLDLGLSPDRRGVLNDNDVQSLKEFGNILKQTFAVNLAKGATLAASNTRGKNKAKYGAANLLDNNRYSYWATDDKITTPELIINLHQPKTFNVIRLRENIKLGQRIDAVSVDAFIKGQWQEVAKATSIGGNRLIKLDDKITTNKVRLRITKAPVSIALSDFGLYLQPYQIN, from the coding sequence ATGAAATACCTCTTGATTTTTTTACTGCTACCATTGTTTGCTATAAGCCAACCTGCACCAAAACCTTACGGCCCGCTACCTACAAAGGGCCAGCTTAACTGGCAGGAAACAGAAATGTATTGTATAATACACTGGGGGCCGGATACCTATACCAATAAGGAGTGGGGTTATGGAGATGAGGATCCAAAGCTTATAAACCTACAGCAGTTTGATGCCATGCAAATTGTTGGGGCAGCTAAAGCAGGCGGTTTTAAAGGTATTGTAGTAGTAGCCAAACATCACGATGGCTTTTGCTTGTGGCCCACTAAAACAACCGAACATAACATATCAAAAAGCCCCTACAAAAACGGCAAAGGCGATATATTAAAAGAATACCGCCAGGCCTGCGATAAACTGGGCATGAAAATGGGCGTATACTGCTCGCCATGGGACAGGAATAGTCCTTTATATGGGAAGCCCGAGTATGTTACTAAGGTTTACCGCGAGCAACTGAAAGAATTATACAGCAATTACGGCCCGTTGTTTATATCGTGGCACGATGGTGCCAACGGCGGTGATGGCTATTATGGCGGAGCAAAAGAGGTGCGAAAAATAGACCGATCTACCTATTACGGCTGGGACGAAACATGGGGTATAACCCGCAAAATGCAGCTCAATGCCGTAATTTTTGGCGATGTTGGCCCGGATGTTCGCTGGGTAGGTAACGAGAATGGCCGTGCGGGAGAAACCAGCTGGGCCACCTATACCCCACATGCACCCGATGAGGGTAAGAAGCCAGGGAACGGCTATGTAAAGGATTATGAAGGTACCGATGGCCACCGCGATGGTAAATACTGGATGCCTGCTGAATGCGATGTAGCACTAAGGCCGGGATGGTTTTACCATGCAAGGCAGGATGATTCGGTTAAAACACCGCAAGCGCTGCTTAAGTTATTTTATCAAAGTGTTGGCCATGGAGCCTGCCTCGACCTTGGCTTATCTCCCGACAGGAGAGGGGTGCTGAATGATAATGATGTACAATCGTTAAAGGAATTTGGCAACATACTAAAACAAACATTTGCGGTTAACCTGGCTAAAGGCGCAACCTTAGCTGCCAGCAACACCCGCGGCAAAAACAAAGCTAAATACGGTGCCGCCAACCTTTTAGATAATAACCGCTATAGTTATTGGGCTACAGACGATAAAATAACAACCCCTGAATTGATAATTAACCTGCACCAACCAAAAACATTTAATGTGATACGCCTGCGCGAAAACATTAAACTGGGCCAGCGTATTGATGCAGTTAGTGTAGATGCGTTTATTAAAGGCCAATGGCAAGAGGTAGCAAAGGCAACCAGTATTGGTGGCAACCGCCTGATAAAATTAGATGATAAAATTACCACTAACAAAGTACGCTTGCGTATAACCAAAGCGCCAGTAAGTATTGCTTTAAGCGATTTTGGATTATACCTTCAACCTTATCAAATCAATTAA
- a CDS encoding DUF4268 domain-containing protein, with product MYSKEQASQLKQAFWTAFGQYMGPVLSADGLKTNWVNYKTGAKHIYFRLQADGKLASVSIDITHPDKELQQLYFEQFATYKVLLNSLLGEEWQWQLHTTDEYGKTISRIYTQLAPISIYQQQQWPALISFFKPRIIALDEFWSDAKYAFGV from the coding sequence ATGTATAGCAAAGAGCAGGCATCGCAGCTTAAACAGGCATTCTGGACAGCGTTTGGGCAGTACATGGGGCCGGTACTATCTGCCGATGGCCTTAAAACCAATTGGGTTAACTATAAAACCGGCGCTAAGCATATCTATTTCAGATTGCAGGCCGATGGTAAGCTGGCCAGCGTTTCTATTGATATCACTCACCCTGATAAGGAACTGCAGCAATTATATTTTGAGCAGTTTGCTACCTATAAGGTGCTATTAAACAGTTTATTAGGTGAAGAATGGCAATGGCAGCTACACACCACCGACGAGTATGGTAAAACCATTAGCCGCATATATACACAACTGGCTCCTATCAGCATTTATCAGCAACAACAGTGGCCGGCGCTTATATCCTTTTTTAAACCACGCATTATAGCATTAGACGAATTTTGGAGCGACGCTAAATACGCTTTTGGCGTTTAA
- a CDS encoding aminotransferase class I/II-fold pyridoxal phosphate-dependent enzyme: MNELKRRNFLKVSGLSVLPALLPGLGNSASAAAPKAAAAPAVATATVSFNDDGVFYQPAEYIAKLQEINAADPIKMDYYGGGGAVLDLCIKFADLTGKHAVAYMPSGTMANQLAISVLSGDNTKVFVQETSHVYRDEGDSAQSIFNKRLMPLAPGEAHFTLEQLKAGVDYANESEVFKSGIGAVSIENPVRRCDGKFVPLDEIKKISAWCREKGYKLHMDGARVFLAMAFNGVSLKDYAQYFDTIYISLYKYLGAAGGAILCGDKEVIGQMEHLIKIHGGTTFSNWSNAAMAMHTLNGLEDRLKRSADKAKELFAALNKIPGIKISAIPNGSNIFDMELTGIDAKLFNKALGEKDIKLRADKGISKIRVNETLLRQDNAAIIIAFTNAAKVAKV, from the coding sequence ATGAATGAGCTAAAAAGGAGAAACTTTTTAAAAGTATCCGGACTATCAGTTTTACCGGCACTGCTGCCGGGTTTAGGTAACAGCGCTTCGGCGGCCGCACCAAAGGCGGCGGCAGCGCCCGCTGTGGCTACCGCCACGGTATCATTTAACGATGATGGTGTATTTTATCAACCCGCCGAGTATATTGCCAAGCTGCAAGAAATAAACGCCGCAGACCCTATAAAAATGGATTATTACGGCGGTGGTGGCGCAGTGCTTGACCTGTGCATCAAATTTGCCGATTTGACCGGGAAACACGCCGTAGCCTACATGCCATCGGGTACCATGGCTAACCAATTGGCTATATCGGTACTCAGCGGCGATAATACCAAAGTATTTGTGCAGGAAACCAGTCACGTTTACCGCGATGAGGGCGATTCGGCACAATCTATATTTAACAAACGCCTAATGCCATTGGCACCCGGCGAAGCTCATTTTACATTAGAGCAGCTAAAAGCCGGTGTTGATTATGCCAACGAAAGCGAAGTATTTAAAAGCGGCATTGGCGCGGTATCTATAGAAAACCCTGTTCGCCGCTGCGATGGCAAGTTTGTACCGTTAGACGAGATCAAGAAGATATCGGCCTGGTGCCGCGAAAAAGGCTACAAGCTGCACATGGATGGGGCACGGGTGTTTTTGGCAATGGCCTTTAATGGCGTTAGCCTAAAAGATTACGCGCAATACTTTGATACCATTTATATATCGCTATACAAGTACCTGGGCGCTGCCGGCGGTGCCATTTTATGCGGCGACAAAGAAGTGATAGGGCAGATGGAGCACCTAATAAAAATACATGGTGGCACTACTTTTAGCAATTGGAGCAATGCCGCCATGGCCATGCACACACTAAACGGTTTAGAGGACAGGTTAAAGAGGTCGGCCGATAAGGCTAAGGAGTTGTTTGCCGCGCTCAACAAAATTCCGGGCATTAAAATTAGTGCCATACCCAACGGCTCCAATATTTTTGATATGGAACTCACAGGTATTGATGCCAAACTATTTAATAAGGCTTTAGGCGAAAAAGATATTAAACTGAGGGCCGATAAAGGCATTAGTAAAATACGCGTGAACGAAACACTGTTACGGCAAGACAACGCCGCTATAATAATCGCCTTTACCAATGCCGCCAAAGTTGCAAAAGTTTAA